From Monomorium pharaonis isolate MP-MQ-018 chromosome 9, ASM1337386v2, whole genome shotgun sequence, the proteins below share one genomic window:
- the LOC105833274 gene encoding uncharacterized protein LOC105833274: MVPCECKCTGAGGSTAKLRALKTKRAQIKSQCTRFRTYLDNLNVPEVSLIELRQRQQKFTESWQAFNDIQSSIEEIEISEDHQESHQEERMIFETRYCSIVVKLETLIEEKQDARRPVNEIAIDGSRQSAIGSQRGNITNDCLKLPRINLLEFTGKYDVWIPFKNIFTTMIHDLPTLPKVQKMQYLTAALKGEARDVISSFVTADDGYDEAWQTLKERYDDNSLIIQKHIKAMFEQPAMAKENHLALRKLLDNVVKHLRALKGLKRPIEHWDDLIIYLLTSKLDTVTSKEWETSIKRGATPRLSELTDFLAQRCRALEASSRTHQKFAASTNQSKFEKGRSMQTTSFSNATTLVSVEQRIKEARTRKLCLNCLKAAAHQAKQCTSGSCQKCKGWYNTLLHLEQTSKESEEPVSRGDVSKGKETVVATSVNHSTLTQERQVLLAMAIVNGIDKQGIPRPQRALLDGGSQSLFITTECVKSLGIRQKPTLIPIMGLDGTSTQARSLAKVTLQSTINGFQTTLDCLVIDRIAQALPSKHIDLGELLIPEGITLADPNFSHSSNIDLLIGVEIFLDLLCIGKIKLAEDQLVWQKTLLGWIVSGNFMAKNRYVRSTRCNLAIDTQLNENMARFWQLEHNLRQNARTPEERICEKHFMDTYTRNEQGRFIVILPTKNEQIQNLRNSREIAMQQFRRLEHRLERKPHIKKEYTEFMREYMRLGHMRKLLSWGARPHYYLPHHCVIKEASSTTRLRVVFNASSKTTTGVSLNDILMTGPVVQQDLLSILIRFCIFKVAFVADISKMYRQVLIHESQVPLQRIVWREHSDNEIETYELLTLTYGTASASFLATKTIQHLAELRKNNYPKGAAIVIRDFYVDDLISGANTIEEAKLICAEVNDLLQEGGFTLHKWASNDQEVLSGISTSSTSSHTLELHKGETTTTLGVKWNPSKDVFQYEINLDFSKEYTKRSMLSNIASLFDPLGLLAPVIIKAKIMIQRIQELNGLKISRVVVDKTSDLKFSLHGFCDASELAYGACVYLRTHSFQGIWRSHLMCAKSRVAPVKIISIPRIELCGSQLLVQLMSKIKGALEIPVEEVCYWTDSSIVFYWIKASNKKLPIFVTHRIGEIQELTAVEEWQHVGTKENPADLHDEIATHPCIANINEEYQVEDNEAKMMASLKSDNPFNKFFTYNRLIRVTATCLRFASLCKGKMERGHHDPLSVDELELAKERLIKREQRMAFAEELKSLKMGETVSNKSAVKHLSPILDGHGLMRVGGRLHNSELQYSAKHPILILHRFKFTELVIEHEHKRVLHAGAEATLAAVRLEYWSTRARGAIRRLIHRCITCFKSRPRIPEQIMGNLPMCRVTPFCLFTSTGVDFCGSIYVRDGRRGSKKIKAYVAVFVCMTTKAVHLKMVSELTTEAFLGAFKRFVARRGKPADVFSDNGTNFIGARHGNDLSKFASIFGVDGHRSIYFSCRDAPSGISKAKSNFV; this comes from the exons ATGGTCCCGTGCGAGTGTAAATGCACCGGCGCTGGCGGGAGC ACAGCAAAGTTAAGGGCACTCAAAACAAAGCGAGCGCAAATCAAGTCACAATGCACACGATTTCGCACATATCTAGATAACCTAAACGTACCTGAGGTGTCATTAATCGAGCTGCGTCAGCGTCAGCAAAAATTTACGGAGAGTTGGCAAGCCTTCAACGACATTCAATCAAGCATCGAAGAAATCGAGATCAGCGAGGATCACCAGGAAAGTCATCAAGAAGAGAGAATGATATTTGAGACAAGATATTGCTCAATCGTGGTAAAACTGGAAACACTCATCGAGGAGAAACAAGATGCAAGGCGACCGGTAAATGAGATAGCGATCGATGGGTCACGGCAATCAGCAATTGGCTCGCAAAGAGGTAACATCACGAATGATTGTTTAAAGCTCCCTCGAATAAACTTACTAGAATTTACGGGTAAGTACGATGTTTGGATTccattcaaaaatatattcactACCATGATTCACGATCTCCCTACTCTTCCAAAGGTTCAGAAGATGCAATATCTTACTGCGGCATTAAAGGGAGAAGCTCGTGATGTGATTAGTTCATTCGTAACAGCTGATGACGGTTATGACGAGGCTTGGCAAACATTGAAGGAGAGGTACGACGATAATAGCCTAATTATTCAAAAGCATATTAAAGCAATGTTTGAACAGCCCGCTATGGCCAAGGAAAATCATTTAGCACTGCGAAAATTATTGGACAACGTCGTGAAGCATTTGCGTGCCTTAAAGGGTTTGAAACGACCAATAGAACACTGGGACGATCTGATAATATACCTCCTGACAAGCAAGTTGGATACGGTTACAAGTAAGGAATGGGAAACGTCCATCAAAAGGGGTGCAACACCAAGATTATCCGAGCTGACAGATTTTTTAGCTCAACGTTGCAGAGCATTGGAGGCGTCATCGCGTACGCATCAAAAGTTCGCGGCTTCAACAAACCAAAGCAAGTTCGAAAAGGGCAGAAGCAT GCAGACCACTTCATTTTCAAATGCGACGACTTTGGTCAGCGTTGAACAGAGAATAAAGGAAGCGAGAACACGAAAACTATGCCTAAATTGTTTAAAGGCTGCAGCTCATCAAGCGAAGCAATGCACCTCAGGATCGTGTCAAAAGTGCAAAGGGTGGTATAATACATTACTACACCTGGAACAAACGTCAAAGGAATCAGAAGAGCCGGTCTCAAGAGGCGATGTGTCGAAAGGCAAGGAAACAGTGGTAGCTACTAGTGTGAATCATTCCACATTAACGCAGGAGCGCCAAGTACTCCTTGCAATGGCAATCGTCAATGGTATTGATAAGCAAGGTATACCAAGACCGCAACGAGCCTTGCTCGATGGCGGATCgcaatctttatttattaccaCTGAATGCGTCAAGTCCCTCGGAATTAGACAGAAGCCTACACTTATTCCAATCATGGGATTAGATGGAACATCGACTCAAGCTCGCAGCCTGGCAAAAGTAACGCTACAATCCACAATAAACGGATTTCAAACAACTCTCGACTGTTTAGTAATTGATCGTATAGCCCAAGCTCTTCCATCCAAGCACATTGATTTGGGAGAGCTACTCATTCCGGAAGGCATAACACTAGCGGATCCCAACTTCAGCCATTCATCCAAcatagatttattaattggAGTGGAGATATTCTTGGATCTACTATGCATTGGTAAGATCAAGCTTGCGGAAGATCAGTTGGTCTGGCAAAAAACCTTGCTTGGATGGATTGTGTCGGGTAATTTTATGGCAAAAAATAGATACGTGAGAAGCACGAGGTGCAATCTAGCAATTGACACGCAGCTCAACGAAAACATGGCGCGGTTTTGGCAACTCGAGCACAACCTCCGGCAAAACGCACGAACTCCTGAAGAACGAATTTGTGAGAAGCACTTTATGGATACCTACACACGCAACGAACAAGGTCGATTCATCGTAATTCTACCAACCAAAAATGAGCAGATccaaaatttgagaaattcaCGGGAAATAGCAATGCAGCAGTTTAGAAGACTAGAGCACCGGTTAGAAAGGAAACCGCATATCAAGAAGGAGTATACAGAATTCATGCGTGAATACATGCGACTTGGCCATATGAGGAAACTTCTATCTTGGGGCGCAAGGCCGCATTATTACTTACCGCATCATTGCGTAATAAAGGAAGCAAGCAGCACGACGCGTTTAAGAGTAGTGTTCAACGCATCCAGTAAAACAACCACAGGCGTATCCTTGAATGATATTCTGATGACAGGTCCAGTTGTTCAGCAAGACCTACTGTCAATACTTATCCGATTTTGCATTTTCAAGGTGGCTTTCGTTGCGGATATATCTAAAATGTACCGACAAGTACTCATCCACGAATCGCAAGTGCCCCTGCAACGCATCGTCTGGCGTGAGCATTCAGATAACGAAATCGAAACATATGAGCTACTAACGCTTACATATGGTACCGCTTCAGCTTCATTTCTAGCAACTAAAACAATCCAGCATTTAGCCGAGTTGAGAAAGAATAATTATCCAAAAGGGGCAGCTATTGTTATTAGAGACTTCTATGTCGACGATCTCATTTCAGGAGCTAACACCATAGAAGAGGCAAAACTTATTTGCGCTGAAGTCAATGATTTGTTGCAAGAAGGAGGATTTACATTACACAAGTGGGCATCAAACGATCAAGAGGTGCTGTCAGGCATATCAACTTCGTCCACGTCAAGCCATACATTAGAGTTACACAAGGGCGAAACAACTACGACGCTCGGTGTTAAATGGAATCCTAGCAAGGATGTCTTCCAATACGAAATTAACTTAGATTTCTCGAAGGAATATACTAAAAGGAGTATGTTGTCAAACATCGCCTCATTATTCGATCCACTGGGACTTTTAGCACCAGTGATAATAAAGGCAAAGATTATGATTCAAAG AATTCAAGAGCTAAACGGCTTGAAAATATCTCGTGTAGTTGTTGACAAAACTTCGGATCTGAAGTTTTCGCTTCATGGTTTTTGCGATGCCAGCGAACTTGCATACGGAGCCTGCGTATATTTGCGTACTCACAGCTTCCAAGGAATTTGGCGTTCTCATCTGATGTGTGCTAAATCACGTGTAGCACCTGTTAAGATAATTTCAATTCCAAGGATCGAACTGTGCGGCTCTCAGTTGCTCGTACAACTCATGAGCAAAATAAAAGGTGCCCTAGAGATACCTGTCGAGGAAGTTTGTTATTGGACGGACTCATCCATCGTCTTTTATTGGATCAAGGCGTCAAACAAGAAGCTGCCAATTTTTGTTACACATAGGATTGGCGAGATTCAAGAATTAACTGCAGTCGAAGAATGGCAGCACGTAGGAACTAAAGAAAATCCCGCTGACCTA CATGATGAAATCGCTACGCATCCTTGCATAGCAAACATCAATGAAGAGTATCAAGTCGAAGATAATGAAGCTAAGATGATGGCTTCACTAAAGAGCGATAATccatttaacaaatttttcacgTACAACAGACTTATTCGCGTTACGGCTACTTGTCTCCGTTTCGCTAGCCTATGTAAAGGAAAAATGGAGCGAGGTCATCATGATCCTTTATCAGTTGACGAGTTGGAGCTAGCAAAGGAACGTTTGATCAAAAGGGAGCAGCGAATGGCGTTTGCGGAGGAGTTGAAGTCGCTAAAGATGGGCGAAACGGTCTCGAATAAAAGCGCTGTTAAGCATCTCAGTCCAATCTTGGATGGACACGGTTTAATGCGCGTAGGTGGCCGGCTGCACAATTCGGAGCTTCAGTATAGTGCAAAGCACCCAATCTTGATTTTACATCGTTTCAAATTTACCGAGCTCGTTATCGAGCATGAACATAAAAGAGTACTGCATGCAGGAGCGGAGGCGACTCTTGCTGCTGTGCGACTGGAATATTGGTCCACCAGGGCGCGCGGTGCTATCAGAAGACTGATCCACAGATGCATAACCTGCTTCAAGTCAAGGCCGCGAATTCCGGAGCAAATCATGGGAAACCTTCCAATGTGCCGTGTGACACCTTTTTGTTTATTCACTAGCACTGGCGTAGATTTCTGTGGATCGATATACGTGCGTGATGGAAGAAGAGGCAGCAAAAAGATCAAGGCCTACGTGGCGGTATTTGTATGCATGACTACGAAAGCGGTGCACTTGAAGATGGTCTCCGAGCTGACGACGGAAGCATTCTTAGGCGCCTTTAAGCGTTTCGTTGCCCGAAGGGGCAAGCCCGCAGACGTATTCTCGGACAACGGAACTAATTTCATCGGAGCCAGAC ATGGCAACGACTTGAGCAAATTCGCCAGCATTTTTGGCGTAGATGGTCATCGGAGTATCTACTTCAGCTGCAGAGACGCTCCAAGTGGTATAAGCAAAGCAAAGAGTAACTTTGTATAG